Proteins from one Nicotiana tabacum cultivar K326 chromosome 23, ASM71507v2, whole genome shotgun sequence genomic window:
- the LOC107778847 gene encoding NADP-dependent malic enzyme-like, protein MESALKEQRGGESVLDLSPRATPAGGVEDVYGEDCATEDQLITPWTIAVSSGYNLLRDPRYNKGLAFTERERDAHYLRGLLPPVISTQELQEKKIMQSLRQYDVPLHKYVAMMELEERNERLFYKLLIDNVEELLPIVYTPTVGEACQKYGSIFKRPQGLYISLKEKGRILEVLKNWPERSIQVIVVTDGERILGLGDLGCQGMGIPVGKLALYTALGGVRPSACLPITIDVGTNNEQLLKDEFYIGLRQKRATGQEYYDFLHEFMSAVKQNYGEKILVQFEDFANHNAFELLAKYGTTHLVFNDDIQGTASVVLAGLIASLKLLGGSLADHTFLFLGAGEAGTGIAELIALEISKKTKYPVEETRKKIWLVDSKGLIVSGRKETLQSFKKPWAHEHEPVNNLLDAVKAIKPTVLIGTSGVGRTFTKEVIEAMASTNERPLIMALSNPTSQAECTAEEAYTWSEGRVVFASGSPFPSFEYNGKLNIPGQANNCYIFPGFGFGLVMSGTIRVHDDMLLAASEALAAQVTEEHFAKGMIYPPFADIRKISAHIAASVATKAYELGVATRLPRPANLVKYAESCMYTPNYRSYR, encoded by the exons ATGGAGAGCGCGTTGAAGGAGCAGAGAGGAGGAGAATCGGTGCTTGACCTGTCACCGAGAGCAACACCGGCGGGTGGTGTCGAGGATGTCTACGGTGAGGATTGCGCCACCGAGGACCAGCTTATCACTCCCTGGACTATCGCCGTTTCTAG TGGCTACAACTTGTTGAGGGACCCACGTTACAACAAAGGGCTTGCCTTCACTGAGAGAGAAAGAGATGCTCATTACTTGCGAGGCCTTCTGCCTCCTGTGATTTCCACACAGGAGCTTCAG GAGAAAAAAATTATGCAGTCTCTTCGCCAGTATGATGTCCCTCTGCACAAATATGTCGCCATGATGGAATTAGAG GAAAGAAATGAAAGGTTGTTTTACAAGCTTCTTATCGATAATGTAGAAGAGTTACTTCCAATTGTCTACACTCCAACTGTTGGTGAGGCGTGCCAAAAGTATGGAAGCATCTTTAAGCGTCCTCAGGGTTTATACATCAGCTTGAAAGAAAA GGGAAGGATCCTTGAGGTATTGAAGAACTGGCCTGAAAGATCAATACAGGTTATTGTTGTGACTGATGGAGAAAGAATTTTGGGACTTGGGGACCTCGGCTGCCAG GGAATGGGGATACCAGTTGGGAAGTTGGCTCTGTATACTGCACTTGGAGGAGTCAGACCTTCAGCG TGCTTGCCAATAACCATTGACGTTGGGACAAATAATGAGCAGTTACTGAAAGATGAATTCTACATTGGTCTCAGACAAAAGAGAGCAACTGGGCAG GAATACTATGACTTCCTACATGAGTTCATGTCAGCTGTAAAGCAAAATTATGGTGAAAAAATTCTCGTACAG TTTGAAGATTTTGCAAACCACAATGCTTTTGAGCTGTTGGCTAAATATGGTACCACTCATTTGGTCTTCAATGATGATATACAG GGGACAGCTTCTGTGGTGCTAGCGGGGCTTATTGCGTCCCTTAAGCTTCTTGGAGGCTCATTAGCTGATCATACATTCTTGTTCCTCGGAGCAGGAGAA GCTGGGACTGGTATTGCAGAACTCATAGcacttgaaatttcaaagaag ACAAAATATCCCGTGGAGGAGACACGAAAAAAGATCTGGCTTGTGGATTCAAAG GGTCTTATTGTTAGTGGTCGCAAGGAAACACTTCAATCCTTCAAGAAGCCTTGGGCTCATGAACACGAACCTGTTAACAATCTCCTAGATGCTGTTAAG GCCATTAAGCCAACCGTCTTAATTGGGACATCTGGAGTTGGAAGAACATTTACAAAGGAAGTTATTGAAGCCATGGCCTCCACAAATGAG AGACCTCTTATTATGGCTCTCTCAAACCCAACCTCACAAGCTGAATGTACAGCTGAAGAGGCTTATACTTGGAGTGAG GGTCGCGTTGTTTTTGCCAGTGGAAGTCCATTCCCTTCTTTTGAATACAATGGCAAACTCAACATTCCTGGCCAG GCAAACAACTGTTACATATTCCCTGGATTTGGTTTTGGGTTGGTCATGTCTGGTACAATCCGCGTGCATGATGACATGCTTTTAGCAGCTT CGGAAGCTTTGGCTGCTCAAGTAACTGAGGAACATTTTGCCAAGGGAATGATATACCCTCCTTTTGCTGATATCAGAAAGATCTCAGCTCACATAGCTGCTAGTGTTGCTACTAAAGCGTATGAACTTG GTGTGGCAACACGTCTCCCTCGACCTGCAAATTTGGTGAAGTATGCTGAGAGTTGCATGTATACTCCTAATTACCGAAGCTACAGGTGA